In Amphiprion ocellaris isolate individual 3 ecotype Okinawa chromosome 3, ASM2253959v1, whole genome shotgun sequence, one genomic interval encodes:
- the LOC111574658 gene encoding filamin-C isoform X2: MMSNNYGDEQLPPQYYQATDFGEEEDDEMPATEKDLAEDAPWKKIQQNTFTRWCNEHLKCVNKSVTDLQKDFSDGLKLISLLEVLSQKKMYRKHHTRPNFRQMKLENVSVALEFLDREHIKLVSIDSKAIVDGNLKLILGLIWTLILHYSISMPMWDDEDDEETKKLTPKQRLLGWIQNKVPQLPINNFNRDWRDGKALGALVDNCAPGLCPDWAEWDPNKPVQNAKEAMQQADDWLGVPQVIAPEEIVDPDVDEHSVMTYLSQFPKAKLKPGAPLRPKQLFPDKAKAYGPGIEPHGNKVLQPAVFTVETLEAGSGEVLVYVEDPEGHKEEAKVKPNKDKNRTYTVTYVPKVEGVHKVKVLFAGQDIDKSPYTVNVSKAMGDPSKVQARGPGLEATGNVANKPTYFDIYTAGAGNGDVSVVIVDPQGKQDTVELILENKGDSVFRCTYRPVLEGPHTIHVLFAGQEIPKSPFTVNIAEAMNPNACRATGRGLQPKGVRVKEVADFKVFTKGAGSGALSVSVRGPTGAEEQVKVRDAGNGVYECEYYPLKPGKYTVSITWGGQPIPRSPFEVEVGKEAGFQKVRAWGPGLKTGMVGKSADFVVEAIGTEVGTLGFSIEGPSQAKIECDDKGDGSCDVRYWPTEPGDYAVHVICDDEDIKDSPFMAHILPAVNDVFPEKVKAHGPGLQPTGVTVNKPTEFTIDARMAGKGHLKIYAQDAEGCTINIKITEKGDGTFLCVYTPVKPIKHTIIITWGDVNVPNSPFRVLVGEGSHPDRVKVYGPGVEKTGLKANEPTYFTVDCSEAGQGDISIGIKCAPGVVGPAEADIDFDIIKNDNDTFTVKYTPPGPGRYTIMVLFADQEIPVSPFKVKVDPSHDAGKVRAEGPGLNKTGVEVGAPTHFTIYTKGAGKAKPEVHFAASGPGEAVRDFEIIDNHDYSYTVKYTALQQGNMAISVTHGGDPIPKSPFHITVAPAMDIGKVKVEGLDTKVEVGKDQEFTVNTKGAGGQGNVGVKMTSPSGRPIPCKLESDKAKGTHSVKYIPPEEGQYKVDVSYDGNPVMGSPFGVEAVMPADPSKVRAYGPGLQGGIVGKPAPFTIDTKGAGAGGLGLTVEGPCEAKIECQDNGDGTCSVSYLPTEAGEYAINILFAEQHIPGSPFKAAVRPALDPGKVTASGPGLEKAKAGEPATFTVDCTRAGDAELTIEIVSETGAKAEVHIQKTAEGTFSVTYIPPFHGTHTITIKYGGHMIPHFPKVLQVEPSVDTTGVHVYGPGVEPRGVLREVTTHFIVDARALNKVGGNHVKVHIINPSGTNTDTYITDKGDGTYRVEYTAFEDGIHLIEVQYDDAPVPKSPFRVSVVEGCDPTRVRAYGPGLEGGITNKSNCFTVETRGAGTGGLGLTIEGASEAKISCKDNKDGSCSVEYVPFTPGDYDVNINYGGHPIPGSPFRVPVRDPVDPSKVKCSGPGLGTGVRAHVPQTFTVDSTQAGQAPLDVKLYGPTGTVEPVGVKNNGDGTHTVHYTPAQDGPYTVAVKYADQEVPHSPFKVMSQPGHDASKVRASGPGLDTKGVSASLPVEFTIDARDAGEGLLTVQILDPEGKPKNATIQDNRDGTYTVSYVPDSTGPYTITIKYGGDEIPYSPYRIQSLPTGDASKCRVTVSIGGHGVSNLQKLQTSEDTVITVDAKAAGKGKVTCKVLTPQGMELDMDVVENHDGTFDIYYTAPEPGKYVITIRFGGQNIPKSPFHVVATNEPVVPRDTVDPLFRPVNFLVPFTPQQGEITGEVRMPSGKTARPHITDNKDGTITIKYQPTERGLHEMDIKYDGNHIPGSPLQFYVDAVNSGVVTAYGPGLSYGMVNKAATFTVVTKNAGEGGLSLAVEGPSKAEITCKDNKDGTCTVSYLPTAPGDYNIIVKFDNKHIPGSPFTAKITGDDSITRTSQLNVGTAADVSLKIAETDLSSLAASIRAPSGNEEPCLLKRLPNRHLGISFTPKEVGEHEVSVRKNGVHVANSPFKIMVGQSEIGEASRVKAFGKGLVEAHTFEMAEFFVDTRNAGYGGLALSIEGPSKVDINCEDVEDGTCRVTYCPTEPGSYTVNIKFAEKHIPGSPFTVKVTGEGRIKESITRKRQASSIASVGSTCGLNLKIPGNWFQMVSAQERLTRTFTRSSHTYTRTERTEISKTRGGETKREVRVEESTQVGGGGSPFRDVFGDFLGRESLSSFAGITARPEVESGSQAMTAQVTSPSGKTVDADIVDGGSSTYSVRFIPQEIGPHTVNVKYRGQHVPGSPFQFTVGPMGEGGAHKVRAGGPGLERGVAGAPTEFSIWTREAGAGGLSIAVEGPSKAEISFEDRKDGSCGVSYIVKEPGDYEVSIKFNNEHIPDSPFIVPIATLSDEARRLTVTSLQEKDLKVNQEASFMVQRNGARGVVDAKVHTPSGSSEECYVSDLDSDKSAIRFIPRENGVHAIDVKFNGCHIPGSPFNVRVGDPGLIGDPGMVTAHGAGLQGGTTGVASEFVVNTSNAGSGTLSVNIDGPSKVKMDCRECPEGYKITYTPMAPGNYLITIKYGGPQHIVGSPFKAKITGTRLSGGHSLHETSSVLVETVTKSSKVGGAYSASSSTTSTKLASDASKVVCRGTGLAKASIGQKNNFTVDCSKAGTNMLMVGVHGPHAPCEDVYVKHMGNKLYNVTYTVKDKGSYTVIVKWGDDNVPGSPYKVVAP, translated from the exons ATGATGAGCAACAACTACGGCGACGAGCAGCTGCCTCCACAGTACTACCAGGCCACGGACTTcggggaagaggaggacgacGAGATGCCAGCCACGGAGAAGGATCTGGCCGAGGACGCGCCATGGAAGaagatccagcagaacaccttCACCAGGTGGTGCAACGAGCACCTCAAGTGCGTCAACAAGAGCGTCACCGACCTGCAGAAGGATTTTAGTGATGGGCTCAAGCTCATTTCACTCCTGGAGGTTTTGAGCCAGAAGAAAATGTATAGAAAGCACCACACCAGACCCAACTTCCGTCAGATGAAACTGGAGAATGTTTCTGTGGCACTAGAGTTCCTGGACAGAGAGCACATCAAGCTGGTCTCAATAG ATAGTAAAGCCATTGTGGATGGAAATCTAAAGCTGATCCTGGGTCTTATCTGGACTCTCATCCTCCACTACTCCATCTCCATGCCCATGTGGGATGACGAGGATGATGAGGAGACGAAAAAGCTCACCCCCAAACAACGCTTGCTGGGCTGGATACAGAACAAGGTGCCCCAGCTGCCCATCAACAATTTCAACCGTGACTGGCGGGATGGTAAAGCCCTGGGAGCTCTGGTCGACAACTGTGCCCCTG GTTTGTGTCCTGATTGGGCAGAGTGGGACCCAAACAAGCCTGTTCAGAATGCCAAAGAAGCCATGCAACAGGCTGACGACTGGCTGGGTGTGCCTCAG GTGATTGCCCCGGAAGAAATCGTGGACCCAGATGTGGATGAGCACTCCGTGATGACCTACCTGTCTCAGTTCCCCAAGGCAAAGCTGAAGCCCGGGGCTCCTCTTAGGCCCAAACAGCTTTTTCCGGACAAGGCCAAAGCCTATGGACCAG GTATCGAGCCTCATGGCAACAAGGTGCTGCAGCCAGCTGTGTTTACTGTGGAGACTCTGGAAGCCGGCAGTGGTGAAGTCCTGGTGTATGTTGAGGATCCTGAGGGACACAAAGAGGAG GCTAAGGTCAAaccaaacaaagacaaaaacagaacctACACTGTCACTTATGTTCCTAAAGTTGAGGGTGTCCATAAG GTGAAAGTGTTGTTTGCAGGTCAGGACATTGACAAGAGCCCTTACACAGTGAACGTATCAAAGGCTATGGGTGACCCGAGCAAAGTCCAGGCAAGGGGACCCGGCCTGGAGGCTACAGGCAATGTGGCCAACAAACCCACCTATTTTGACATCTACACAGCTG GTGCTGGTAACGGCGACGTCAGTGTGGTCATCGTCGATCCTCAGGGCAAACAGGACACAGTGGAGCTCATCCTGGAAAATAAGGGCGACAGCGTTTTCCGTTGCACGTATCGCCCCGTGCTGGAGGGGCCTCACACCATTCACGTACTGTTCGCAGGCCAGGAGATCCCCAAGAGCCCGTTCACTGTCAACATCGCAGAGG CCATGAACCCAAATGCTTGCAGAGCCACTGGCAGAGGGCTTCAGCCTAAAGGCGTGAGAGTGAAGGAGGTTGCAGACTTCAAAGTTTTCACCAAGGGAGCTGGCAGCGGAGCACTGAGTGTCTCAGTCAGAGGACCAA CTGGAGCAGAGGAGCAAGTGAAAGTCCGAGATGCAGGGAACGGTGTGTATGAATGTGAATATTACCCCCTTAAGCCTGGCAAATATACAGTCAGCATCACCTGGGGAGGCCAGCCTATCCCACGCAG CCCCTTCGAAGTCGAGGTGGGCAAGGAGGCCGGTTTTCAGAAGGTGAGGGCCTGGGGTCCTGGTCTAAAGACTGGCATGGTGGGAAAATCTGCTGACTTTGTCGTGGAAGCCATCGGCACTGAAGTTGGAACTCTGG GCTTCTCCATCGAAGGCCCATCGCAGGCTAAAATTGAGTGTGATGATAAGGGTGACGGCTCCTGTGATGTCCGCTACTGGCCCACCGAGCCTGGTGACTACGCTGTCCATGTCATTTGTGATGATGAAGACATCAAGGACAGCCCCTTCATGGCCCACATTCTCCCTGCAGTCAATGATGTTTTCCCTGAGAAG GTGAAAGCCCACGGTCCAGGCCTCCAGCCAACTGGTGTCACTGTGAACAAACCAACTGAATTCACCATTGATGCCCGTATGGCTGGGAAGGGTCACCTCAAGATCTACGCACAG GACGCTGAAGGCTGTACCATCAACATCAAGATCACTGAGAAGGGAGACGGcacatttctgtgtgtataCACTCCCGTCAAGCCCATTAAGcacaccatcatcatcacctggGGTGATGTCAATGTGCCCAACAGCCCCTTCAGG GTGCTGGTTGGAGAGGGTTCTCATCCAGACAGAGTCAAGGTCTATGGGCCTGGAGTGGAGAAGACGGGGCTCAAGGCTAACGAGCCAACATACTTCACTGTGGACTGCAGCGAGGCCGGCCAAG GGGACATCAGCATTGGAATCAAGTGTGCCCCAGGGGTGGTTGGCCCTGCCGAGGCTGACATCGACTTTGACATCATCAAGAATGACAATGACACCTTCACTGTCAAGTACACTCCCCCAGGCCCAGGCCGATATACCATCATGGTGCTCTTTGCTGACCAG GAAATTCCAGTCAGCCCATTCAAAGTCAAAGTGGATCCTTCCCATGATGCTGGCAAGGTGAGAGCAGAAGGTCCTGGACTCAACAAGACAG GTGTGGAGGTGGGCGCTCCAACTCACTTCACCATCTACACAAAGGGAGCTGGCAAGGCCAAGCCTGAGGTGCATTTTGCAGCATCAGGCCCAGGAGAGGCGGTTCGTGACTTTGAGATCATCGATAACCACGATTACTCCTACACGGTCAAGTACACAGCTCTTCAACAG ggcaaCATGGCAATTTCCGTGACTCATGGAGGAGATCCCATCCCCAAGAGCCCCTTCCACATCACAGTGGCACCAGCTATGGATATTGGAAAGGTGAAAGTGGAGGGATTAGACACCA AAGTGGAAGTTGGAAAAGACCAGGAGTTCACAGTTAACACCAAGGGTGCTGGTGGGCAGGGCAATGTTGGTGTGAAGATGACCTCACCCTCTGGCCGACCAATCCCTTGCAAGTTGGAGTCAGATAAGGCCAAAGGCACTCACAGTGTGAAGTATATTCCCCCAGAGGAGGGGCAGTACAAGGTTGATGTCAGCTATGATGGGAATCCTGTGATGGGAAGCCCCTTTGGGGTTGAAGCAGTGATGCCTGCTGATCCTTCAAAG GTGCGAGCCTATGGCCCAGGACTGCAGGGAGGCATTGTGGGTAAACCAGCTCCATTCACTATTGATACAAAGGGGGCTGGTGCAGGTGGGCTGGGCCTGACAGTGGAGGGTCCCTGTGAGGCAAAAATCGAGTGCCAAGACAATGGTGATGGCACATGCTCGGTGTCCTACCTGCCCACTGAGGCTGGTGAGTACGCTATCAACATCCTGTttgcagagcagcacatccCTGGCTCTCCCTTCAAAGCAGCCGTTCGCCCAGCTCTCGACCCCGGCAAGGTGACCGCCAGCGGACCAGGTCTGGAGAAGGCCAAAGCGGGTGAGCCTGCGACCTTTACTGTGGACTGCACCAGAGCAGGCGACGCTGAGCTCACCATTGAGATTGTGTCAGAAACCGGAGCTAAGGCTGAAGTGCACATCCAGAAAACTGCAGAGGGAACCTTCTCAGTCACATACATCCCACCTTTCCATGGCACGCACACCATCACCATCAAGTACGGTGGCCACATGATTCCCCACTTTCCAAAGGTCCTGCAGGTGGAGCCGTCTGTGGACACCACCGGGGTGCACGTCTATGGGCCTGGAGTGGAACCCAGAG GGGTCCTCAGAGAAGTCACAACCCACTTCATTGTTGATGCCCGCGCACTCAACAAGGTTGGAGGAAATCATGTGAAGGTCCACATTATCAACCCCTCTGGCACCAACACAGACACCTACATCACTGACAAGGGAGACGGCACCTACAGAGTGGAGTACACAGCTTTCGAGGATG GAATCCATCTGATTGAAGTGCAGTATGATGACGCGCCTGTACCCAAGAGCCCCTTCAGAGTGTCTGTGGTGGAGGGATGTGATCCAACCCGGGTCCGAGCCTATGGACCAGGCCTGGAGGGAGGAATAACCAACAAATCTAACTGTTTCACAGTGGAGACCAG GGGTGCTGGAACAGGAGGCCTTGGTCTGACTATCGAGGGAGCTTCAGAGGCAAAAATATCCTGCAAGGACAATAAAGATGGCAGCTGCAGTGTGGAGTATGTCCCCTTCACTCCCGGAGACTATGATGTCAACATTAACTACGGGGGTCACCCAATCCCTGGCAGCCCATTCCGTGTACCAGTCAGGGACCCTGTGGATCCCAGCAAAGTGAAGTGCTCAGGTCCAGGTCTCGGCACTGGAGTGAGAGCTCATGTTCCTCAGACTTTCACAGTAGACTCTACCCAGGCTGGACAGGCCCCACTGGATGTCAAACTCTATGGCCCAACAG GTACTGTGGAGCCTGTTGGTGTGAAGAACAATGGTGATGGCACCCACACAGTTCACTACACCCCAGCTCAGGATGGCCCCTACACTGTAGCGGTCAAATATGCGGATCAGGAAGTCCCACACAG TCCATTCAAGGTAATGTCTCAGCCTGGGCATGATGCCAGTAAGGTACGCGCCAGTGGCCCTGGTCTGGACACCAAAGGTGTGTCTGCAAGCCTGCCCGTTGAGTTCACCATTGATGCTCGTGATGCTGGAGAGGGACTGCTCACTGTGCAGATTCTG GATCCAGAGGGCAAGCCAAAGAATGCAACCATCCAGGACAACAGGGACGGCACGTACACAGTGTCCTATGTACCTGACTCTACAGGCCCCTACACAATCACCATTAAATATGGAGGAGATGAGATCCCTTACTCTCCATACCGCATCCAGTCTCTGCCTACAGGAGATGCCAGCAAATGTCGTGTCACAG TTTCAATTGGAGGACACGGCGTGT CAAATCTTCAGAAGTTGCAGACCTCAGAGGATACAGTTATCACAGTGGATGCCAAGGCTGCAGGGAAAGGCAAGGTGACCTGTAAGGTTCTAACCCCACAGGGGATGGAGCTGGACATGGATGTGGTGGAGAATCATGATGGGACCTTTGACATTTACTACACAGCCCCCGAACCCGGGAAATATGTTATTACCATCCGCTTTGGGGGGCAGAACATCCCTAAAAGCCCCTTCCACGTGGTG GCCACAAATGAACCGGTCGTTCCCCGTGATACCGTAGATCCTCTCTTCCGTCCCGTTAACTTCCTCGTCCCTTTCACGCCACAGCAAGGAGAAATCACAG GCGAGGTGCGGATGCCTTCTGGCAAGACTGCTCGCCCGCACATCACCGACAATAAGGATGGCACCATCACAATCAAGTACCAGCCCACAGAGAGAGGCCTGCACGAGATGGACATCAAATACGATGGAAACCACATTCCAG GAAGCCCTCTGCAGTTCTATGTGGATGCTGTGAACAGTGGAGTGGTGACTGCTTATGGTCCAGGTCTGAGTTATGGGATGGTCAACAAGGCTGCCACTTTCACTGTGGTTACCAAGAATGCAGGAGAAG GTGGTCTGTCACTAGCAGTAGAAGGTCCTTCAAAGGCTGAGATCACATGTAAGGACAACAAAGACGGCACCTGCACCGTGTCCTACCTCCCCACTGCTCCTGGAGATTACAACATCATTGTCAAGTTTGACAACAAGCACATTCCTGGCAGTCCCTTTACTGCCAAGATCACTG GGGATGACTCCATAACCAGGACTTCCCAGCTGAATGTCGGCACAGCAGCCGACGTGTCCCTGAAGATCGCAGAGACAGATCTGAGCTCTCTGGCTGCCAGTATCAGAGCGCCATCGGGTAATGAAGAGCCCTGCCTGCTGAAGAGGCTGCCCAACAGACACCTCG GCATCTCTTTCACCCCTAAGGAGGTTGGTGAGCATGAAGTGAGTGTGAGGAAGAATGGCGTGCACGTGGCCAACAGCCCTTTCAAAATCATGGTTGGCCAGTCAGAGATCGGTGAGGCCAGCAGAGTGAAAGCTTTCGGTAAAGGCCTGGTGGAGGCACACACTTTCGAAATGGCAGAATTTTTTGTGGATACAAGGAATGCAG GTTATGGAGGTCTAGCATTGTCGATTGAGGGTCCAAGCAAAGTGGATATCAACTGTGAAGATGTAGAGGATGGGACGTGCAGGGTGACCTACTGCCCAACAGAACCTGGGAGTTACACCGTTAACATCAAATTTGCAGAAAAGCACATCCCAG GAAGTCCTTTCACAGTAAAGGTGACCGGAGAAGGAAGGATCAAAGAGAGCATTACGAGGAAGAGACAGGCCTCTTCTATTGCCTCAGTGGGAAGCACATGTGGTCTTAACCTCAAGATTCCAG GAAACTGGTTCCAGATGGTTTCAGCTCAGGAGAGGCTAACCCGGACATTCACCCGCAGCAGCCACACCTACACCCGCACTGAGCGCACGGAGATCAGCAAAACCCGCGGTGGAGAGACGAAGAGGGAGGTACGAGTGGAGGAGAGCACCCAGGTGGGGGGGGGAGGAAGCCCATTCAGAGATGTTTTTGGAGACTTTCTGGGCAGAGAGAGCCTCAGCAGCTTTGCAGGCATCACTGCCAGACCTGAGG TTGAGAGCGGCTCGCAGGCCATGACGGCTCAGGTGACCAGCCCCAGTGGAAAAACAGTGGATGCTGACATTGTTGATGGAGGAAGCAGCACATACAGCGTGCGCTTCATCCCCCAGGAGATCGGACCCCACACTGTCAACGTCAAGTACAGAGGCCAGCACGTTCCCGGTAGTCCTTTCCAGTTCACTGTGGGCCCCATGGGAGAAGGAGGAGCCCACAAGGTCCGTGCAGGAGGTCCTGGTCTGGAGAGAGGCGTGGCTGGAGCACCCA CTGAATTTAGTATCTGGACCAGAGAGGCAGGTGCTGGTGGTCTGTCCATTGCCGTGGAGGGCCCCAGCAAGGCTGAGATCTCTTTTGAAGACAGGAAGGATGGCTCCTGCGGCGTCTCCTACATAGTGAAAGAACCAG GTGACTACGAGGTGTCAATCAAGTTCAACAACGAGCACATCCCTGACAGTCCCTTCATCGTTCCGATTGCTACGCTGTCAGACGAGGCCCGCAGGCTCACTGTCACAAGCCTTCAG GAAAAGGACTTGAAAGTAAACCAAGAAGCATCCTTCATGGTGCAGCGTAACGGAGCCCGAGGTGTGGTCGACGCCAAAGTCCACACCCCCTCTGGCTCTTCAGAGGAATGCTATGTGTCTGACCTCGACAGCG acaagagtGCGATCCGCTTCATTCCACGTGAGAACGGAGTTCACGCCATAGATGTCAAGTTCAATGGATGCCACATTCCTGGAAGCCCCTTCAATGTGCGAGTGGGAGATCCAGGGCTGATTGGAGACCCAGGCATGGTGACTGCACATGGAGCTGGACTGCAGGGAGGAACCACAG GTGTAGCCTCAGAATTCGTAGTCAACACCTCTAACGCCGGCTCTGGCACTCTGTCAGTCAACATCGACGGACCATCCAAGGTCAAGATGGACTGCAGGGAGTGCCCCGAAGGCTACAAGATCACCTACACACCAATGGCACCCGGCAACTATCTCATCACCATCAAATATGGCGGGCCACAGCACATAGTGGGCAGCCCCTTCAAAGCTAAAATCACAG GCACGAGGCTGTCAGGAGGACACAGCCTCCATGAGACTTCTTCTGTCTTGGTCGAAACTGTTACCAAATCTTCTAAAGTGGGTGGTGCCTATAGCGCCTCTTCTTCCACCACCTCAACCAAACTGGCATCTGACGCCAGCAAGGTGGTTTGTCGTGGAACAGGGCTGGCCAAGGCTTCGATTGGGCAGAAAAATAACTTTACAGTTGATTGCAGCAAAGCAG